From one Oxyura jamaicensis isolate SHBP4307 breed ruddy duck chromosome 15, BPBGC_Ojam_1.0, whole genome shotgun sequence genomic stretch:
- the PISD gene encoding phosphatidylserine decarboxylase proenzyme, mitochondrial isoform X4, with product MSRPALKLRSWPLTILYYLLPFGALKPLTRVGWRPVSRVALYKSVPTRLLSRAWGRLNQVELPTWLRKPVYSLYIWTFGVNMKEAAVEDLHHYRNLSEFFRRKLKPQARPVCCLHSVISPSDGKILNFGQVKNCEVEQVKGVTYSLESFLGPRISTEDLHFSEASPGNSFQKQLVTKEGNELYHCVIYLAPGDYHCFHSPTDWRVSHRRHFPGSLMSVNPGVARWIKELFCHNERVVLTGDWKHGFFSLTAVGATNVGSIRIYFDQDLHTNSPCYSKGSYNDFSFVSNNNKEGIPMRKGEHLGEFNLGSTIVLIFEAPKDFKFHLKAGQKIRFGEALGSL from the exons ATGTCTAGGCCTGCTCTGAAACTCCGTTCTTGGCCTCTGACTATTCTCTATTACCTTCTGCCTTTCGGTGCTCTTAAGCCCTTGACCAGAGTGGGATGGAGGCCTGTGAGCAGG GTTGCTCTGTACAAATCGGTACCAACTCGACTACTCTCACGAGCATGGGGTCGCCTGAACCAGGTGGAGCTGCCTACATGGCTTCGGAAGCCTGTTTATAGCCTGTACATTTGGACATTTGGAGTAAACATGAAGGAGGCAGCTGTTGAAGATCTGCATCACTATAGAAACCTCAGTGAATTCTTTCGCAGGAAGCTGAAACCACAAGCACGGCCGGTCTGCTGTTTGCATAGTGTG ATTAGTCCCTCTGACGGAAAGATCCTTAACTTTGGACAAGTAAAGAACTGTGAAGTGGAGCAAGTAAAAGGGGTTACTTATTCACTGGAATCTTTCTTGGGACCTCGCATCAGCACAGAGGACTTGCATTTTAGTGAGG CCTCACCTGGTAACTCCTTTCAGAAACAGCTAGTCACAAAGGAGGGGAATGAGCTCTATCATTGTGTAATCTACCTTGCACCAGGGGACTACCACTGCTTCCACTCGCCCACTGACTGGAGGGTGTCACACCGACGTCATTTTCCAG GCTCTCTGATGTCTGTGAATCCTGGAGTTGCTCGCTGGATAAAGGAACTGTTCTGCCACAATGAACGGGTTGTCCTTACAGGTGACTGGAAACAtggctttttctctttaacGGCTGTAGGAGCAACAAACGTGGGCTCTATCCGCATCTACTTTGACCAG GACCTGCATACCAACAGTCCCTGTTACTCAAAAGGTTCCTACAATGACTTCAGCTTTGTATCCAACAACAACAAGGAGGGAATACCCATGAGGAAAGGAGAACATTTAGGGGAATTTAATCTAGGCTCTACTATTGTACTCATTTTTGAGGCACCTAAGGACTTCAAATTCCACCTCAAAGCTGGACAGAAAATCCGCTTTGGAGAAGCCCTGGGCTCTCTATAG
- the PISD gene encoding phosphatidylserine decarboxylase proenzyme, mitochondrial isoform X3: protein MCQSNTLQGPDLHTGKWLQFPQLALRRRLGQLSCMSRPALKLRSWPLTILYYLLPFGALKPLTRVGWRPVSRVALYKSVPTRLLSRAWGRLNQVELPTWLRKPVYSLYIWTFGVNMKEAAVEDLHHYRNLSEFFRRKLKPQARPVCCLHSVISPSDGKILNFGQVKNCEVEQVKGVTYSLESFLGPRISTEDLHFSEASPGNSFQKQLVTKEGNELYHCVIYLAPGDYHCFHSPTDWRVSHRRHFPGSLMSVNPGVARWIKELFCHNERVVLTGDWKHGFFSLTAVGATNVGSIRIYFDQDLHTNSPCYSKGSYNDFSFVSNNNKEGIPMRKGEHLGEFNLGSTIVLIFEAPKDFKFHLKAGQKIRFGEALGSL, encoded by the exons GTTGCAATTTCCCCAGCTGGCCCTGAGGCGAAGGTTGGGCCAGCTAAGCTGTATGTCTAGGCCTGCTCTGAAACTCCGTTCTTGGCCTCTGACTATTCTCTATTACCTTCTGCCTTTCGGTGCTCTTAAGCCCTTGACCAGAGTGGGATGGAGGCCTGTGAGCAGG GTTGCTCTGTACAAATCGGTACCAACTCGACTACTCTCACGAGCATGGGGTCGCCTGAACCAGGTGGAGCTGCCTACATGGCTTCGGAAGCCTGTTTATAGCCTGTACATTTGGACATTTGGAGTAAACATGAAGGAGGCAGCTGTTGAAGATCTGCATCACTATAGAAACCTCAGTGAATTCTTTCGCAGGAAGCTGAAACCACAAGCACGGCCGGTCTGCTGTTTGCATAGTGTG ATTAGTCCCTCTGACGGAAAGATCCTTAACTTTGGACAAGTAAAGAACTGTGAAGTGGAGCAAGTAAAAGGGGTTACTTATTCACTGGAATCTTTCTTGGGACCTCGCATCAGCACAGAGGACTTGCATTTTAGTGAGG CCTCACCTGGTAACTCCTTTCAGAAACAGCTAGTCACAAAGGAGGGGAATGAGCTCTATCATTGTGTAATCTACCTTGCACCAGGGGACTACCACTGCTTCCACTCGCCCACTGACTGGAGGGTGTCACACCGACGTCATTTTCCAG GCTCTCTGATGTCTGTGAATCCTGGAGTTGCTCGCTGGATAAAGGAACTGTTCTGCCACAATGAACGGGTTGTCCTTACAGGTGACTGGAAACAtggctttttctctttaacGGCTGTAGGAGCAACAAACGTGGGCTCTATCCGCATCTACTTTGACCAG GACCTGCATACCAACAGTCCCTGTTACTCAAAAGGTTCCTACAATGACTTCAGCTTTGTATCCAACAACAACAAGGAGGGAATACCCATGAGGAAAGGAGAACATTTAGGGGAATTTAATCTAGGCTCTACTATTGTACTCATTTTTGAGGCACCTAAGGACTTCAAATTCCACCTCAAAGCTGGACAGAAAATCCGCTTTGGAGAAGCCCTGGGCTCTCTATAG